From the Lathyrus oleraceus cultivar Zhongwan6 chromosome 4, CAAS_Psat_ZW6_1.0, whole genome shotgun sequence genome, one window contains:
- the LOC127138674 gene encoding growth-regulating factor 1 isoform X1: protein MMNGRNRYPFTPSQWQELEHQALIYKYMASGINIPPDLLFTIKKSYLDSTRLSPHQSQHFGWNYLPMGLGRKIDPEPGRCRRTDGKKWRCSKEAYPDSKYCERHMHRGKNRSRKPVEVLKTTNTDSVSAVAVATSSILSMTKNSTSLDTDINTAALTPTSHPDSTTYHYPPQNSSYASSHLQHPFLYHNNPPSSRPSFSFQDINTSAPMFLDSSGSSSHNNNNTDCRNRYVYGLREEVDEHAFFTEPSGTIRSLSASSMDDQWQLTPLTISSSSTSKQRSCSGLSNDQNEYSYLQLQSLSDNINNNNNNSNSNNSNNSKQAQQDQSCYISGSEETFMKDGKEEPQKIFHRFFDEWPPKSSRNSWLDLDDKSSTTQLSISIPTSSHDFTTFSSTNHRDG from the exons atgatgaatggaagaaaCAGGTATCCTTTTACTCCTTCTCAATGGCAAGAGCTTGAACATCAAGCTCTTATCTACAAATACATGGCTTCAGGTATCAACATTCCACCTGATCTTCTCTTCACTATCAAAAAAAGCTACTTAGACTCAACAAGGCTCTCACCTCACCAGTCTCAACACT TTGGGTGGAACTATTTGCCAATGGGATTAGGAAGAAAAATAGACCCAGAGCCAGGGAGGTGTAGAAGAACAGATGGAAAAAAATGGAGGTGTTCAAAAGAAGCATATCCAGATTCAAAGTACTGTGAGAGACACATGCATAGAGGTAAAAACCGTTCAAGAAAGCCTGTGGAAGTTTTGAAAACAACAAACACAGATTCTGTTTCTGCTGTTGCTGTTGCTACTTCATCAATCTTATCAATGACTAAAAATAGCACTAGTCTTGATACTGATATTAACACTGCAGCACTCACCCCAACCTCTCATCCTGATAGTACTACTTACCATTATCCTCCACAAAACTCTTCTTATGCTTCTTCTCATCTTCAACACCCTTTCCTCTACCACAATAACCCTCCATCTTCAAGGCCTAGTTTCTCATTTCAAGACATCAACACTAGTGCTCCCATGTTTCTTGACAGTTCTGGTTCTTCCTCTCACAATAACAACAACACTGATTGCAG GAACAGGTATGTTTATGGACTGAGAGAGGAGGTAGATGAGCATGCTTTCTTCACTGAACCATCTGGAACTATAAGAAGTTTATCAGCTTCATCTATGGATGATCAATGGCAACTCACACCACTTACTATAAGCTCATCTTCCACTTCAAAACAGAGGAGTTGCTCTGGTTTATCCAATGATCAGAATGAGTACTCTTATTTGCAACTTCAAAGCCTCAGTgacaacatcaacaacaacaacaacaacagtaacagcaacaacagcaacaactCAAAACAAGCACAGCAAGATCAAAGCTGTTACATCTCAGGTAGTGAAGAAACATTCATGAAAGATGGGAAGGAAGAACCTCAGAAGATTTTTCATCGTTTTTTCGATGAATGGCCACCGAAAAGCAGCAGAAACTCATGGCTTGATTTGGATGATAAATCATCCACCACTCAGCTTTCAATTTCCATTCCAACATCATCTCATGATTTCACAACTTTCAGTTCCACAAACCACAGAG ATGGTTGA
- the LOC127138674 gene encoding growth-regulating factor 1 isoform X2: MMNGRNRYPFTPSQWQELEHQALIYKYMASGINIPPDLLFTIKKSYLDSTRLSPHQSQHFGWNYLPMGLGRKIDPEPGRCRRTDGKKWRCSKEAYPDSKYCERHMHRGKNRSRKPVEVLKTTNTDSVSAVAVATSSILSMTKNSTSLDTDINTAALTPTSHPDSTTYHYPPQNSSYASSHLQHPFLYHNNPPSSRPSFSFQDINTSAPMFLDSSGSSSHNNNNTDCRYVYGLREEVDEHAFFTEPSGTIRSLSASSMDDQWQLTPLTISSSSTSKQRSCSGLSNDQNEYSYLQLQSLSDNINNNNNNSNSNNSNNSKQAQQDQSCYISGSEETFMKDGKEEPQKIFHRFFDEWPPKSSRNSWLDLDDKSSTTQLSISIPTSSHDFTTFSSTNHRDG, from the exons atgatgaatggaagaaaCAGGTATCCTTTTACTCCTTCTCAATGGCAAGAGCTTGAACATCAAGCTCTTATCTACAAATACATGGCTTCAGGTATCAACATTCCACCTGATCTTCTCTTCACTATCAAAAAAAGCTACTTAGACTCAACAAGGCTCTCACCTCACCAGTCTCAACACT TTGGGTGGAACTATTTGCCAATGGGATTAGGAAGAAAAATAGACCCAGAGCCAGGGAGGTGTAGAAGAACAGATGGAAAAAAATGGAGGTGTTCAAAAGAAGCATATCCAGATTCAAAGTACTGTGAGAGACACATGCATAGAGGTAAAAACCGTTCAAGAAAGCCTGTGGAAGTTTTGAAAACAACAAACACAGATTCTGTTTCTGCTGTTGCTGTTGCTACTTCATCAATCTTATCAATGACTAAAAATAGCACTAGTCTTGATACTGATATTAACACTGCAGCACTCACCCCAACCTCTCATCCTGATAGTACTACTTACCATTATCCTCCACAAAACTCTTCTTATGCTTCTTCTCATCTTCAACACCCTTTCCTCTACCACAATAACCCTCCATCTTCAAGGCCTAGTTTCTCATTTCAAGACATCAACACTAGTGCTCCCATGTTTCTTGACAGTTCTGGTTCTTCCTCTCACAATAACAACAACACTGATTGCAG GTATGTTTATGGACTGAGAGAGGAGGTAGATGAGCATGCTTTCTTCACTGAACCATCTGGAACTATAAGAAGTTTATCAGCTTCATCTATGGATGATCAATGGCAACTCACACCACTTACTATAAGCTCATCTTCCACTTCAAAACAGAGGAGTTGCTCTGGTTTATCCAATGATCAGAATGAGTACTCTTATTTGCAACTTCAAAGCCTCAGTgacaacatcaacaacaacaacaacaacagtaacagcaacaacagcaacaactCAAAACAAGCACAGCAAGATCAAAGCTGTTACATCTCAGGTAGTGAAGAAACATTCATGAAAGATGGGAAGGAAGAACCTCAGAAGATTTTTCATCGTTTTTTCGATGAATGGCCACCGAAAAGCAGCAGAAACTCATGGCTTGATTTGGATGATAAATCATCCACCACTCAGCTTTCAATTTCCATTCCAACATCATCTCATGATTTCACAACTTTCAGTTCCACAAACCACAGAG ATGGTTGA